A single region of the Streptomyces sp. NBC_00236 genome encodes:
- a CDS encoding acyltransferase family protein gives MTRPSQPSAYPQQPPEPHTVPFPVQPQAGTPLSGQGEWARPTGPVPWTQAPAPVPPAPEPEAAPPAAAPGRDRYLDLLRAVALVRVVVFHLFGWAWLTVVFPSMGVMFALAGSLMARSLARPAWSVVRSRLRRLLPPMWAFLAVVVPVVFLLGWKPVREEGIWWFLKLGCYLLPVGTPPFPWENGSEGGFLETSWAEQAMGPLWYIRAYLWFVLASPLLLKAFRRLPWVTLLAPIGLTAVIGTGLVTVPGTAGEGLVDFAVFGSCWILGFAHNDGLLRTVPRYLTVSMATFLMAFALWWASGHLTEEGWNLDEIPLAQATWSLGFCVILLQYAPSWRQLPGRLAGWDSLVTLANNRAVTIYLWHNLLLMAGFLLIDQLWSVPWVGDHLGTYIEASDNALALIVVWPLIGLMILSVGWVEDVAAKRRPRLWPNGQSRKAGAGSRAAAVPGGTRRR, from the coding sequence ATGACCCGTCCCAGCCAGCCCTCCGCGTACCCGCAGCAGCCGCCGGAGCCGCACACGGTGCCGTTCCCGGTTCAGCCGCAGGCCGGGACGCCGCTGTCCGGCCAGGGGGAGTGGGCCCGGCCGACCGGACCGGTGCCCTGGACGCAGGCCCCCGCACCCGTGCCGCCCGCACCGGAGCCCGAAGCCGCGCCGCCCGCCGCGGCACCGGGCCGGGACCGCTATCTCGACCTGCTGCGCGCGGTGGCGCTCGTCCGCGTCGTCGTGTTCCACCTCTTCGGCTGGGCCTGGCTGACCGTCGTCTTCCCCTCCATGGGCGTCATGTTCGCCCTGGCCGGTTCGCTGATGGCCCGGTCGCTGGCGAGGCCCGCGTGGAGCGTCGTCCGCAGCCGGCTGCGGCGGCTGCTCCCGCCGATGTGGGCGTTCCTCGCGGTCGTCGTCCCCGTGGTCTTCCTGCTCGGCTGGAAACCGGTCCGCGAGGAGGGCATCTGGTGGTTCCTCAAACTGGGCTGCTACCTGCTCCCGGTAGGCACACCCCCCTTCCCGTGGGAGAACGGCTCCGAGGGCGGCTTCCTGGAGACCTCCTGGGCCGAGCAGGCGATGGGACCGCTCTGGTACATCCGCGCCTATCTGTGGTTCGTGCTGGCCTCACCGCTGTTGCTCAAGGCCTTCCGCAGGCTTCCCTGGGTGACGCTGCTCGCCCCCATCGGTCTCACCGCCGTGATCGGCACCGGACTGGTCACCGTGCCGGGCACCGCGGGCGAGGGGCTGGTCGACTTCGCCGTGTTCGGCTCCTGCTGGATCCTCGGCTTCGCGCACAACGACGGGCTGCTGCGGACCGTCCCGCGCTACCTCACCGTCTCGATGGCGACGTTCCTCATGGCCTTCGCGCTCTGGTGGGCCTCCGGGCACCTCACCGAGGAGGGCTGGAACCTCGACGAGATCCCGCTCGCCCAGGCCACCTGGTCGCTCGGCTTCTGCGTGATCCTCCTGCAGTACGCGCCCTCCTGGCGGCAGCTGCCGGGCCGGCTGGCCGGCTGGGACAGTCTGGTCACGCTCGCCAACAACCGGGCCGTGACCATCTACCTCTGGCACAACCTGCTGCTGATGGCCGGATTCCTGCTCATCGACCAGCTGTGGAGCGTGCCCTGGGTCGGCGACCACCTCGGCACCTACATCGAGGCCTCGGACAACGCGCTGGCGCTGATCGTCGTCTGGCCGCTGATCGGGCTGATGATCCTCTCCGTCGGCTGGGTCGAGGACGTCGCCGCCAAGCGCCGTCCGAGGCTCTGGCCCAACGGACAGTCGCGCAAGGCCGGTGCCGGGAGCCGCGCGGCCGCCGTGCCCGGTGGTACGCGCCGGCGCTGA
- a CDS encoding glycosyltransferase, producing MTTPAPRVRNHRKKQTRRRRLPMRYMLPFLFLVALLAMLMLRGYVHSEILADHRIQPPAATDRVPEQVLDGGPVIDARSATEPAKTLRIPDHRIVLTFDDGPDPVWTPRVLDKLKEYDAHGVFFVTGTMASRYPDLVERMVEEGHEVGLHTFNHPDLSYQSTGRIDWELSQNQLALAGAAGIRTSLFRPPYSSFADAMDDKSWPVTQYVGSRGYLTVVNNTDSEDWKRPGVRAIIDRATPKGGEGAIILMHDSGGDRSQTVTALGEFLPKMQARGYEFANLTDALGAPSAHTPVTGYALWKGKAFVSAVEVSEHITDVLVVGLAVIGVLVLARFGLMLLLSFAHARRVRKKDFSWGEPLTRPVSVLVPAYNESKCIANTVRSLMASDYPLEVIVIDDGSTDGTADLVDRMRLPGVRVVRQRNAGKPAALNNGIAHARYDIIVMMDGDTVFEPSTVRELVQPFADPRVGAVAGNAKVGNRDSLIGAWQHIEYVMGFNLDRRMYDMLGCMPTIPGAVGAFRRDALNRIGGMSEDTLAEDTDVTMALHRDGWRVVYAENARAWTEAPESVQQLWSQRYRWSYGTMQAIWKHRRAVIERGPSGRFGRVGLPFVALFMVVAPLLAPLIDVFLLYGLVFGPTGQTVVAWLGVLAVQAVCAAYAFRLDRERMTHLLSLPLQQVLYRQLMYVVLLQSWITALTGGRLRWQKLRRTGAVEAPGSMPSQSRRSTDRRPVA from the coding sequence ATGACCACCCCCGCCCCGCGGGTCAGGAACCACCGTAAGAAGCAGACCCGTCGGCGCAGACTTCCCATGCGCTACATGCTGCCGTTCCTGTTCCTCGTTGCCCTGCTCGCCATGCTGATGCTGCGCGGCTACGTGCACAGCGAAATCCTCGCCGACCACCGGATCCAGCCACCGGCGGCCACCGACCGGGTGCCCGAGCAGGTGCTGGACGGCGGCCCGGTCATCGACGCGCGCAGCGCCACCGAACCCGCGAAGACGCTGCGGATCCCCGACCACCGGATCGTGCTGACCTTCGACGACGGCCCCGACCCGGTGTGGACCCCCCGGGTGCTCGACAAGCTGAAGGAGTACGACGCCCACGGCGTCTTCTTCGTCACCGGCACCATGGCCTCCCGCTACCCCGATCTGGTGGAGCGCATGGTCGAGGAAGGCCACGAGGTGGGGCTGCACACGTTCAACCACCCCGACCTCTCGTACCAGTCCACCGGCCGCATCGACTGGGAGCTGTCGCAGAACCAGCTGGCGCTGGCGGGCGCGGCCGGCATCCGCACCTCCCTGTTCCGGCCGCCCTACTCCTCGTTCGCCGACGCCATGGACGACAAGTCCTGGCCGGTCACCCAGTACGTCGGCAGCCGCGGCTACCTCACCGTCGTCAACAACACCGACAGCGAGGACTGGAAGCGGCCCGGCGTCCGGGCGATCATCGACCGGGCCACCCCCAAGGGCGGCGAGGGCGCCATCATCCTCATGCACGACTCCGGAGGCGACCGGTCCCAGACCGTCACCGCCCTGGGTGAGTTCCTGCCGAAGATGCAGGCGCGCGGCTACGAGTTCGCCAACCTCACCGACGCCCTGGGCGCCCCCAGCGCGCACACCCCCGTCACCGGGTACGCGCTCTGGAAGGGCAAGGCGTTCGTCTCCGCCGTCGAGGTCTCGGAGCACATCACCGACGTCCTGGTCGTCGGTCTCGCCGTCATCGGGGTCCTGGTCCTGGCGCGCTTCGGCCTGATGCTGCTGCTGTCCTTCGCGCACGCCCGCCGGGTCCGCAAGAAGGACTTCAGCTGGGGCGAACCGCTCACCCGCCCCGTGTCCGTCCTGGTGCCCGCGTACAACGAGAGCAAGTGCATCGCCAACACGGTCCGCTCCCTGATGGCGAGCGACTACCCGCTGGAGGTCATCGTCATCGACGACGGCTCCACGGACGGCACCGCGGACCTCGTCGACCGGATGCGGCTGCCCGGCGTCCGGGTCGTGCGCCAGCGCAACGCCGGAAAGCCCGCCGCCCTGAACAACGGCATCGCGCACGCCCGCTACGACATCATCGTGATGATGGACGGTGACACGGTCTTCGAACCGTCCACCGTCCGCGAGCTGGTGCAGCCCTTCGCCGACCCCCGGGTCGGGGCCGTCGCGGGCAACGCCAAGGTCGGCAACCGCGACTCACTGATCGGCGCCTGGCAGCACATCGAGTACGTGATGGGCTTCAACCTCGACCGCCGGATGTACGACATGCTGGGCTGCATGCCCACGATCCCCGGCGCGGTCGGGGCGTTCCGCCGCGACGCGCTGAACCGGATCGGCGGCATGAGCGAGGACACCCTCGCCGAGGACACCGACGTCACGATGGCCCTGCACCGGGACGGCTGGCGCGTCGTGTACGCGGAGAACGCCCGTGCCTGGACCGAGGCGCCGGAGTCCGTGCAGCAGCTCTGGTCGCAGCGCTACCGGTGGTCGTACGGCACGATGCAGGCCATCTGGAAGCACCGCCGCGCGGTGATCGAGCGCGGCCCGTCCGGCCGCTTCGGACGTGTCGGGCTGCCGTTCGTCGCCCTGTTCATGGTCGTCGCCCCGCTGCTCGCCCCGCTCATCGACGTCTTCCTGCTCTACGGGCTGGTCTTCGGCCCGACCGGGCAGACGGTGGTCGCCTGGCTCGGCGTTCTCGCGGTGCAGGCCGTCTGCGCCGCGTACGCCTTCCGGCTCGACCGGGAGCGCATGACCCATCTGCTCTCGCTGCCCCTCCAGCAGGTCCTCTACCGGCAGCTCATGTACGTGGTGCTGCTCCAGTCCTGGATCACCGCTCTCACCGGCGGCCGGCTCCGCTGGCAGAAACTCCGCCGCACGGGGGCCGTGGAGGCGCCCGGTTCGATGCCGAGCCAGAGCCGGCGCAGCACCGACCGGAGGCCCGTCGCATGA
- the smpB gene encoding SsrA-binding protein SmpB: MAKEKDTGRKMVAQNKKARHDYTILDTYECGLVLMGTEVKSLRMGRASLVDGFVQIDGGEAWLHNIHVPEYVQGTWTNHSAKRKRKLLMHRAEIDKLESKSQETGHTIVPLALYFTGGRVKVEIALAKGKKEYDKRQTLREKQDTRETNRAISAARRRQRSA; this comes from the coding sequence ATGGCTAAGGAAAAAGACACCGGGCGCAAGATGGTCGCGCAGAACAAGAAGGCGCGCCACGACTACACCATCCTCGACACCTACGAGTGCGGTCTCGTCCTGATGGGGACCGAGGTCAAATCGCTGCGCATGGGCCGGGCCTCCCTGGTGGACGGCTTCGTGCAGATCGACGGCGGCGAGGCGTGGCTGCACAACATCCACGTCCCGGAGTACGTCCAGGGGACCTGGACCAACCACTCCGCCAAGCGCAAGCGCAAGCTGCTGATGCACCGGGCCGAGATCGACAAGCTGGAGTCGAAGTCCCAGGAGACCGGGCACACGATCGTGCCGCTCGCCCTGTACTTCACGGGCGGCCGGGTCAAGGTCGAGATCGCGCTGGCGAAGGGCAAGAAGGAGTACGACAAGCGGCAGACGCTGCGCGAGAAGCAGGACACGAGGGAGACGAACCGGGCGATCTCGGCGGCCCGCCGCCGTCAGCGGAGCGCCTGA
- a CDS encoding S41 family peptidase, with translation MPGPENRFGSRGVRRGAALTLVFASVLATAAATGALPRGEGRSTEIETRSVASSADRDAVADAAAEAVADGKSGTEAAEEAVSRSGDRWGAVYDEREYQEFEQALDGSYTGVGLAARRSADGLVTVTRVQRGGPAARAGIRAGDLLRTVDGHRVDKRAVSDVVALLRGDRTGAAAGSTVVLGVQRGSVTRTETLRRARLTTEAVSVRRLGPYRSDSSAAVLIEVDSFTKGSGTAVRDAVRKAPAGAGVLLDLRGNSGGLVTEAVTAASAFLDGGLVATYDVHGEQRALYAEAGGDTGRPVVVLVDGGTMSAAELLTGALQDRGRAVTVGSRTFGKGSVQMPSRLAGGSVAELTVGHYRTPAGRSVDGRGITPDLAVSARAQERAETVLSGLGGGS, from the coding sequence ATGCCGGGCCCTGAGAACCGTTTCGGGTCCCGCGGCGTCCGCCGCGGGGCGGCCCTGACATTGGTCTTCGCGAGTGTGCTCGCCACCGCGGCCGCCACCGGTGCGCTGCCGCGCGGGGAGGGGCGGAGCACCGAGATAGAGACCCGGTCCGTCGCCAGCTCCGCCGACCGGGACGCCGTGGCCGACGCGGCAGCCGAGGCCGTGGCCGACGGCAAGTCCGGTACGGAGGCGGCCGAGGAGGCCGTCAGCCGCAGCGGGGACCGTTGGGGCGCGGTCTACGACGAGCGGGAGTACCAGGAGTTCGAGCAGGCCCTCGACGGTTCGTACACGGGCGTCGGGCTCGCCGCCCGGCGTTCCGCGGACGGCCTGGTCACGGTCACCCGGGTCCAGCGGGGCGGCCCCGCCGCGCGGGCCGGAATCCGCGCCGGCGATCTGCTGCGCACGGTCGACGGCCACCGGGTCGACAAGCGCGCGGTCTCCGACGTCGTGGCCCTGCTGCGGGGCGACCGTACCGGCGCCGCCGCCGGGAGCACCGTGGTGCTGGGCGTCCAGCGGGGGTCCGTCACCCGGACCGAGACGCTGCGGCGGGCCCGGCTCACCACCGAGGCCGTCTCGGTGCGGCGGCTCGGACCGTACCGTTCCGATTCCTCCGCAGCTGTGCTGATCGAGGTGGACTCGTTCACCAAGGGATCCGGCACCGCGGTCCGTGACGCGGTCCGGAAGGCGCCGGCGGGTGCCGGTGTGCTGCTGGACCTGCGCGGTAACTCCGGAGGCCTCGTCACCGAGGCCGTCACCGCCGCCTCCGCCTTCCTGGACGGCGGCCTGGTCGCCACGTACGACGTGCACGGGGAACAGCGCGCGCTGTACGCGGAGGCGGGCGGCGACACCGGGCGCCCCGTCGTCGTCCTCGTCGACGGCGGGACCATGAGCGCGGCCGAGCTGCTGACCGGCGCCCTGCAGGACCGGGGCCGGGCGGTCACGGTAGGTTCGCGGACCTTCGGCAAGGGATCCGTCCAGATGCCGAGCAGGCTGGCGGGCGGCTCCGTGGCCGAGCTGACCGTGGGGCACTACCGCACACCGGCGGGCCGTAGCGTCGACGGCCGCGGCATCACGCCCGACCTCGCGGTGAGCGCGCGGGCCCAGGAGCGGGCCGAGACGGTATTGAGTGGCCTCGGGGGTGGGTCGTAG
- the ftsX gene encoding permease-like cell division protein FtsX: protein MRAQFVLSEIGVGLRRNLTMTFAVVVSVALSLALFGGALLMREQVSTMKDYWYDKVNVSIYLCGKGDAETVVQCAKGAVTAQQKKDIEADLKKMDVVDTVIYESSDQAYKHYQEEFGDSPMAGNITPDQMPESFRVKLDDPTKYKVVATAFAGRDGVQSVQDQRSILDNLFGLMNGMNVAAIFVMALMLVIALMLIVNTVRVSAFSRRRETGIMRLVGASGFYIQMPFIMEAAFAGLIGGVLACVMLLAARYFLIDGGLALQDKLNLIDFIGWDAVLTKLPLVLAIGLLMPAVAALFALRKYLKV, encoded by the coding sequence ATGCGCGCCCAGTTCGTCCTGTCGGAGATCGGCGTCGGCCTCCGTCGCAACCTCACGATGACCTTCGCCGTCGTCGTCTCCGTCGCCCTCTCGCTTGCCCTGTTCGGCGGCGCGCTGCTCATGCGCGAGCAGGTCAGCACGATGAAGGACTACTGGTACGACAAGGTCAACGTCTCCATCTACCTCTGTGGCAAGGGGGACGCGGAGACGGTGGTCCAGTGCGCCAAGGGTGCGGTGACCGCGCAGCAGAAGAAGGACATCGAGGCCGACCTCAAGAAGATGGACGTCGTCGACACGGTCATCTACGAGTCGTCCGACCAGGCGTACAAGCACTACCAGGAGGAGTTCGGCGACTCCCCGATGGCGGGCAACATCACGCCCGACCAGATGCCGGAGTCGTTCCGCGTCAAGCTCGACGACCCCACGAAGTACAAGGTCGTCGCCACCGCCTTCGCCGGGCGGGACGGGGTGCAGTCCGTCCAGGACCAGAGAAGCATCCTGGACAACCTCTTCGGTCTCATGAACGGCATGAACGTCGCCGCGATCTTCGTGATGGCGCTGATGCTCGTCATCGCCCTGATGCTGATCGTCAACACCGTCAGGGTGTCCGCGTTCAGCCGACGGCGCGAGACGGGCATCATGCGGCTCGTCGGCGCCTCCGGCTTCTACATCCAGATGCCGTTCATCATGGAGGCCGCGTTCGCCGGCCTGATCGGTGGCGTACTGGCCTGTGTGATGCTGCTGGCCGCCCGCTACTTCCTGATCGACGGCGGACTCGCCCTCCAGGACAAGCTGAACCTGATCGACTTCATCGGCTGGGACGCCGTCCTCACCAAGCTCCCGCTGGTTCTGGCGATCGGCCTGCTGATGCCCGCGGTTGCCGCGCTCTTCGCGCTGCGCAAGTACCTCAAGGTGTGA
- the ftsE gene encoding cell division ATP-binding protein FtsE, giving the protein MIRFDNVSKTYPKQSRPALRDVSLDIEKGEFVFLVGSSGSGKSTFMRLILREERASQGMVHVLGKDLARMSNWKVPHMRRQLGTVFQDFRLLPNKTVAENVAFAQEVIGKPRGEIRKAVPQVLDLVGLGGKEDRMPGELSGGEQQRVAIARAFVNRPMLLIADEPTGNLDPQTSVGIMKLLDRINRTGTTVIMATHDQNIVDQMRKRVIELEQGRLVRDQARGVYGYQH; this is encoded by the coding sequence GTGATCCGATTCGACAACGTCTCCAAGACCTACCCGAAGCAGAGCCGTCCCGCTCTACGGGATGTGTCTCTCGATATCGAGAAGGGTGAGTTCGTCTTCCTGGTGGGCTCCTCCGGCTCCGGCAAGTCCACCTTCATGCGTCTCATCCTCCGCGAGGAGCGCGCCAGCCAGGGCATGGTCCACGTCCTCGGCAAGGACCTCGCGCGCATGTCCAACTGGAAGGTGCCGCACATGCGGCGCCAGCTGGGCACGGTGTTCCAGGACTTCCGCCTCCTTCCCAACAAGACCGTCGCGGAGAACGTGGCGTTCGCCCAGGAAGTGATCGGCAAGCCGCGCGGGGAGATCCGCAAGGCGGTCCCGCAGGTCCTCGACCTCGTCGGTCTCGGCGGCAAGGAGGACCGGATGCCCGGCGAGCTGTCCGGTGGTGAGCAGCAGCGCGTGGCGATCGCGCGGGCCTTCGTCAACCGGCCCATGCTGCTGATCGCGGACGAGCCGACCGGAAACCTCGACCCGCAGACCTCGGTCGGGATCATGAAGCTGCTGGACCGGATCAACCGGACCGGCACCACCGTGATCATGGCGACCCACGACCAGAACATCGTCGACCAGATGCGCAAACGCGTCATCGAGCTCGAGCAGGGCCGTCTCGTACGCGACCAGGCGCGCGGCGTCTACGGCTACCAGCACTGA